Proteins encoded in a region of the Novibacillus thermophilus genome:
- a CDS encoding alpha/beta hydrolase — translation MSSPRSQISRHAIDSRFLRETRKFWLYIPEDFDLDQPYPVLYAHDGEDYLTMGRIRTIANERYRDGTLKPIVIVGIPVDKKLRNAEYHPEGHRHRAYLSFVVEELIPYVENSVLQLRTKERATIGSSLGGVVGCQLAWNYPEKFQIVISQSGAFYSPSTTAALHNARHLDKTRYYFMVGTNERHVSTSMGTMDFLQANRKLRNLLEEKGTPFHYEEQEGGHTWGLWQKNLPDALAYFWSR, via the coding sequence ATGTCTTCACCGCGCAGCCAAATATCCCGGCATGCGATCGACAGTCGTTTTTTAAGGGAAACGCGGAAGTTCTGGTTGTACATTCCGGAAGACTTCGACCTTGATCAACCTTATCCTGTTCTGTATGCACACGACGGCGAAGATTATTTGACGATGGGCCGGATTCGCACGATTGCGAACGAACGCTACAGAGATGGGACACTAAAACCCATCGTCATAGTAGGCATTCCAGTGGACAAAAAATTGCGCAACGCGGAGTACCACCCGGAAGGACACCGACATCGAGCGTATCTGTCGTTCGTCGTCGAAGAATTAATCCCGTACGTGGAGAATAGTGTATTACAGCTTCGAACGAAAGAGCGGGCGACGATCGGTTCCTCCCTGGGAGGGGTCGTCGGTTGTCAGCTGGCCTGGAACTACCCAGAAAAATTTCAAATCGTCATCAGTCAGTCAGGTGCTTTCTACAGTCCGTCGACAACGGCAGCCCTTCACAACGCGCGACACCTGGATAAAACTCGCTACTACTTCATGGTCGGAACTAACGAACGTCACGTTTCCACATCAATGGGAACGATGGACTTCCTGCAGGCTAACCGAAAACTGCGGAATTTGTTAGAAGAAAAAGGCACTCCGTTCCACTATGAGGAACAGGAAGGCGGGCACACATGGGGACTGTGGCAAAAGAACCTGCCCGACGCCCTGGCCTATTTCTGGTCCAGATAA
- a CDS encoding phosphatidylglycerophosphatase A, translating into MANIQRIHSKDVKEAALKRLRDRGVQLEDIADIVYEMQSPYNRDLSRELCLDSVIAVLEKREIQHAILVGVELDQLAEKGLLSEPLQSIVEADEGLFGCDETLALGSVFGYGSIAVTTFGYLDKQKVGIIRNLDNKKGKKIHTFLDDLVASIASSASSRLAHQMRDREEAEGSISGEKSAG; encoded by the coding sequence ATGGCAAACATTCAGCGCATTCACAGTAAAGACGTTAAAGAGGCTGCCCTTAAGCGCTTGCGTGATCGAGGGGTTCAGTTAGAAGACATTGCCGATATCGTTTATGAGATGCAGTCTCCGTACAATCGAGACTTGAGTCGTGAACTGTGTCTGGACAGCGTCATTGCCGTGTTAGAAAAAAGGGAGATTCAGCATGCGATTTTGGTCGGAGTCGAACTGGACCAGTTAGCGGAGAAAGGCCTTCTCTCGGAACCGTTACAATCGATTGTCGAAGCGGATGAAGGGTTGTTTGGGTGTGACGAGACGTTAGCTCTGGGCTCCGTGTTCGGCTACGGCAGCATCGCTGTGACGACGTTCGGATATTTGGACAAACAGAAAGTCGGCATCATACGAAACTTGGACAATAAAAAAGGAAAAAAGATTCACACGTTTTTAGACGATCTTGTGGCCAGTATCGCTTCTTCAGCTTCAAGCCGTCTGGCTCACCAAATGCGGGACAGAGAGGAGGCGGAAGGCAGTATTTCGGGGGAGAAAAGTGCCGGTTAA